The following nucleotide sequence is from Chloroflexota bacterium.
CCAGTCTATTTGTTGCGCCAACAGCGAGAGCAAACCGGCCACGCTCAGGGCCGTCAGCCAGCGTTGCCAGGTTTGTGAGAAGGGCGCGGAAGACATGGGCAGATTATAAAGTAAAACCGGGCGCGGCGCAGTTAGGACAAAGGTGCTTTGGCAAAAAGAAAGACCCTCCGGGTTTTGCCCGAAGGGTCTTGAACTGAAGCTGGAAGAGAATGGTTAGCCACCGGGAGGGATTGGTGTTCTGGTGTTCGTCGGCGTGGGCGTCTTCGACGGCGTCGGTGAGTTGGTGTAGGTCGGCGTGAAGAGTAACGTCGCCGTCGGTGTGTTCGTCCGCGTGGCCGTATTCGTGCGGGTGAACGTCGCCGAGGGAACCAGAGTCTTCGTCGGCGTGTTCGACGGCGGGGAGGTGCTGGTCGGCGGCGCGGGCGTGAAGGTCTGGCTCGGCGTGAAGGTCTTGGTCGGCGTCCGGGTGATCGTCGGCGTGTTGGTCGGGCCGGGGGTGTTGGTGGGCGGAGGCGTGTTCGTCCGGGTGAATGTCGGCGACGGCGTGAGTGTTGGCGCGTTGAGCGAGATCGTGGCTATGATTCGCGTTACCTGCTTATGCGGGTCGTTGTCTTTGGCGGTGATGTAAATTGTGTAGTTGTCGTTGGTGATCAGACCGCCGCCGGGGCCGCTGTTGTTGCTGGCCGGCCAGTTGAGGCCGGGAGTGAGAGTCTTGCACACCCCGCCCGTGTCGCCATTCACGCAGTAAGGCGCGCCGGTCTCGCGCCACGACAGCACTTTGATTCCGGCGGAATTGTAGATGTCGAACACCACTTCGTTGATCGAGCCCGCTTCACCTGTGTCGGCGGCGTTGGCCCCAATGGTGAACGGCCCGTTGACGACGCCGGCCGGCACATTGGCGGTGACGGTTGGCCCATAGCGGCCCTGAACCAGAATGCTACAGTTCAAACCGCCGACAGTGTAGTTAATAGTCAATCGGAAGTCGCGGCCATGCAGGTAGGACTCGTTGAGTGCCAGGAGTAGCTTGAATTTCGCATTGGTGCTCTTGCTAATCGTGCGGGCGGCGGCGCTGGCCGTAAAGGTATGGGTGACGTTTATTGCGCCTGTGCTAAGGCTTAGGTCAGGCGAGAGGTCCAAAATGTCGTTATTGCCCAATTGATACTTGGTGAGAGTTTGCCCGGCCAGCGTGCCCACCTGATCGTGCCAGCCGCCGTTCCAGTCCAGCCTGACGCTGGTGAGGATGGCGTCGTAGGTCGGGCTGACGTTGGTCAGCAGGGAGATGATCCGGTTGTTGCCGCCATCACTTGTGATGCCAGTGCCGTAGAGCGGCTCGGTTGAATCGGTGGTGAGAATGCCGCAACTGGGCGAGGCAGTAGCACTGGCCGTGTTGGTCGGAGCAGTGGTGTTAGTGGAGGTCGCCGTGTTGGTAGGCGTAAAGGTCTTGGTAGCCGTGAAGGTGTTGGTGGGCGTAAACGTCTTCGTGGCTGTAGAGGTAGGCGTAAAGGTGGGCGTATGCGAAGCTGTAGATGTGGGCGTAAAAGTTTCGGTTCTAGTGCTGAAGTTCTGGCCCACCTCAGCGACATCCGAAATGCGGAAGCGTTCGACGATGCCCTCGCGCTGGGCACGCAGGGTGACCTGACTGCCGAAGCCGGGCGGCGCGCCGGTAGCGTTGCCGTAGAAACTCAACAGACCGGTGATGGGTGTGATGAGGGGATGGTTGAACCGCACCATGACGATGACTTTATCGCCGGGGCCGCCTGCATCTTCGGTGGGTTGGCAGTCTTCCAGGTCGCCGTCAGGCGGAAAGCCGGGGCCAAGAGGGGTGAAGTCAGGGATTTCACCTTTGCCATAGGGTTTTCCATCATTATTGTCATCGTCAGGGCCATCTCGCGTAGAGCAAATAGTCGTGTAGAAGAAAGCGATTTTTTCGCGATCTGGCGAATATTTGTTGGAGGGTGCTGGCCCCATGGAAATGCCGGCTCCACCGGCCCGGGCCGCGTCACGAATGGAGGGCAGGCGGGCGGCATCCTGCTCGGCAGATGATGAGCACTTTTCGGTATCAGCATCCGCTTGCGGATGGGGTGATTGAAAATCCTCGCAGTAAGCATCATCCCATTGGCCGCTGGTGGCGTAGCGCACAGCAAAGCGGGCGGCGTTCTCCACCGCCAGAAAGGCGTGCAACATACGGGCAAATTCCACGATACCCATGATCAAAAGAAGCAGGATGGGTAGGGAGAGCGCGAACTCGACCATGCTTTGCGCTCGAAGGGTTCGATGGCGTTGATGTTTGGGTGAAGGAGAAGTCATGTTGGTTGTTACTCCGTAATCCGGGTAAAGATTTCATCGGCGATCTGAGTAAAGATGGCGGCCAGATTGGCCCCGCCCTGAGCGTAGAAATAATTACCACAGGAAGTGCCAATGGTGGCCTGATACAACCAGTTGGCGTCGCGGCTACACTCCGAACCAACGCTACCGTCGCCCTGATCGGCGATGTAACGTAAGAGTTGCTCGCCGCTCGGCAAACTGTCCGAATTGCACTGCGCCGCCGGGCAACTGGTGTCACTGCCCACGCCGGGGTTTTGCGTCACTTCTGCCCCCAGGCCAATGGTGAAGAGAATAGTGGGTTTGTCTGGGTCAACAAAAACATCAGCCTGATCACGGGCATAATCGTCGGCATCGTAGTTAATGTCAGTGTTGGCATGCCGGGTACTCAAGCTTGAGTTGCCGTCAGCGGAGCACGGTCTATAAAAGAAGTAATCGGGATCGTTGGTTAAGTTGTTAGGACAGGCATACTTGCCGGGCGCTCCCCAGGCTTGGGCGGCAGTGGGCAATGAGCCGGTGGCCGCGCCATCCGAAAGGAAGATAACGAAGCGCAAAGCGTTCTGCCGCGAGTACAAGTCCAGGTCTTCTTTGGCGATTTTTAGTCCATCACCAGTGTCAGTTGAGTAGCAAGCGCCGAGCGCGCCGGGCAAAGTGTTGTACCAATCGTTGTTGGGGTTGCCATCGGTATCCGGGTCTTCGCAATATGGCGGCACCGAAACGTCAATGGCCTTGAGAGCATTGACAGTGGCTGTGACGCTGGTTGAGTTGGTGCTACCCACACTCTGGATCAATCCCATGCCATTGGTAGCCGGGTTGGTGGACTGCTGGGCGAAGGTGACGATGCCCACCCGGTCGTAGGGGAATTT
It contains:
- a CDS encoding pilus assembly protein → MTSPSPKHQRHRTLRAQSMVEFALSLPILLLLIMGIVEFARMLHAFLAVENAARFAVRYATSGQWDDAYCEDFQSPHPQADADTEKCSSSAEQDAARLPSIRDAARAGGAGISMGPAPSNKYSPDREKIAFFYTTICSTRDGPDDDNNDGKPYGKGEIPDFTPLGPGFPPDGDLEDCQPTEDAGGPGDKVIVMVRFNHPLITPITGLLSFYGNATGAPPGFGSQVTLRAQREGIVERFRISDVAEVGQNFSTRTETFTPTSTASHTPTFTPTSTATKTFTPTNTFTATKTFTPTNTATSTNTTAPTNTASATASPSCGILTTDSTEPLYGTGITSDGGNNRIISLLTNVSPTYDAILTSVRLDWNGGWHDQVGTLAGQTLTKYQLGNNDILDLSPDLSLSTGAINVTHTFTASAAARTISKSTNAKFKLLLALNESYLHGRDFRLTINYTVGGLNCSILVQGRYGPTVTANVPAGVVNGPFTIGANAADTGEAGSINEVVFDIYNSAGIKVLSWRETGAPYCVNGDTGGVCKTLTPGLNWPASNNSGPGGGLITNDNYTIYITAKDNDPHKQVTRIIATISLNAPTLTPSPTFTRTNTPPPTNTPGPTNTPTITRTPTKTFTPSQTFTPAPPTSTSPPSNTPTKTLVPSATFTRTNTATRTNTPTATLLFTPTYTNSPTPSKTPTPTNTRTPIPPGG